The Solanum pennellii chromosome 11, SPENNV200 genome contains a region encoding:
- the LOC107004256 gene encoding cytosolic sulfotransferase 12-like translates to MTTSLPEYLEEDNLSEECKKLISILPKEKGWVRSVYNYQGFWTSTKFLQGVIACQQQFQAQDSDIILVTSPKSGSTWLKSLLFALVNRVKHPIFGPNHPLLVENPHVLVPFLEHTLYIDGRVVDFSTNTSPRLLATHVPFASLPKSVQDSKTKLIYLCRNPRDTFISMWHFANNLLLLHKDTNSIEEMFDLFCKGVSLYGPFWNHVLDYWKQSIQNPNKLLFLMYEEIKKKPKIQLKRLAKFLECPFSIEEENSRVVDEILKMCSFENLRNLEVNTNGKFSTGEPYKVFFRRGEIGDWKNYFTVEMINKLNHIIEEKFQGSGLKFLYV, encoded by the coding sequence ATGACAACTTCTCTTCCCGAATATTTAGAAGAGGATAACCTAAGTGAAGAGTGTAAGAAATTGATCTCCATCCtaccaaaagaaaaaggatgggtTAGATCAGTCTATAATTATCAAGGTTTTTGGACATCAACAAAATTTCTTCAAGGTGTGATTGCATGTCAACAACAATTTCAAGCTCAGGATAGTGATATCATTCTTGTTACAAGTCCAAAATCAGGAAGTACTTGGTTAAAATCACTTCTATTCGCTCTAGTGAATAGGGTGAAACACCCTATTTTTGGACCTAATCACCCTTTACTTGTCGAGAACCCTCATGTTCTTGTTCCATTCTTGGAGCATACACTCTATATTGATGGTCGAGTCGTTGATTTTTCAACCAACACTTCACCTAGACTTTTGGCAACTCATGTGCCCTTTGCTTCATTGCCAAAATCAGTCCAGGATTCAAAAACCAAACTTATTTACTTATGTAGGAATCCTAGGGACACTTTTATTTCTATGTGGCATTTTGCAAACAATTTATTACTTCTTCATAAAGATACTAATTCCATTGAAGAAATGTTTGATCTTTTTTGTAAAGGGGTGAGCCTTTATGGTCCATTTTGGAATCACGTGTTGGATTATTGGAAACAAAGCATACAAAATCCTAACAAACTACTTTTCTTAATGTATGAAGAAATCAAAAAGAAAccaaaaattcaacttaaacGCTTGGCTAAATTCTTGGAATGTCCATTTTCCATAGAGGAAGAAAATTCAAGAGTGGTGGATGAGATATTAAAAATGTGTAGctttgagaatttgagaaatttgGAGGTGAATACAAATGGAAAGTTTTCAACTGGAGAGCCATATAAAGTGTTCTTTCGTAGAGGAGAAATCGGAGATTGGAAGAATTATTTTACTGTAGAGATGATCAATAAACTCAATCATATCATTGAAGAAAAGTTTCAAGGGTCTGGATTAAAGTTTTTGTATGTTTGA